TATACAGAACCTTTTCGATGGACATCGTGATGCTCCTGGTCAGTGGGTGGGTATTGCGTTGGAGCCTACTTTGCCTGGTTTCTGCGTACGTTGGGTTGCAATGCGTCCGAAAAACTTGATTGATCGTCCTGCCAGCCTAGATCGTCCACTCACGGTCGGTGGTGAACATGATGGTCAGCCAGCGGTCCGGCGAGGCCTCGCCCAGCGCATCGCCGATCTCGTCGCGCAGCAGGTCCCATTCCACCAAGGGCCGCGGCGGGTCGTTTTCCGGCACCACGAAGAACAGCTCGATCTGCTCGCCACGCCCCACCTGCGCCACGTAGCTGCGATGCTCGACGAAGCCATGCTTGGCCACGATCGCGTGTGCCACCGTGTCCACATGCGCCTGCAGTTCCGGCGGGGTGACCAGCAGGATGCCGGCCAGCGCACGGCGCACGGTGCCCAGCGGGGCGATCATCACCAGCACGCAGACGAAGGCGAGGATCGCCGGGTCGATGTAGGGCCCGACCCAGGCCAGCGAGGTGCCGCGCACCAGCACACCGCCGAGGAAGGCCAGCAGGTAGCAGGCCGACATGCTGGCGGCGATCACCCAGTTCTTCGCGTCCAGCGCGATGAACTCCGAACCGATGCGGCGGTTGGCACGCAGCACGAACCAGGCCAGCGCACCTTCGCCGACGATCGACAACCCGGCGAAGGCGATGGCCGGACCGAGCGCGATGTGGCGGCCACCGGACATCAGTGCATCCACCGCATTGACCAGTGCATACAGCGCCGCGCCGATCATCAATGTGCCGCTCACCCCCAGCACGATCGGCTCCAGGTGCCAGAAGCCCATGGTGAAGCGCTGGTTGAGCCGCGACTGCAGCGCATCGCTGCTGGTGGATAGAGCGATCAGCCGCGCGACCAGCAATGACAGCCAGGTCATCACCACATCGATCAGGCCGTAGATGCCATCGAAGATGATCAGCGAGGAATTGGCCAGCAGGCCGAACACCACCGCTGCCGCGGCCAGCAGCAGTGAGCCTGCGATGGACAGGCGCAGCACGCCTTGTTCGGTACGCGCATCGAAGAAGCGTTCGGGGGTGGCAGGCATGCGGGAATCCAGCGGGAAATGGGCTGCGGGAGCAGCGCGTTGCCATTCTATCCAGCCTGCAGCATGCCGCCGTGACCGCAGCCGTACAGCGCCTGGGAAAGTCACCGGACTGGTAACCGTTTGCGGATTGACGGGTGCACACCCGAAGCGTATCGTTTGTACCACGATGACATAGAAGCCTCCGGTGATCCCGGGGGCTTCTTTCGTTTACGCCATCGCGCGCTGCGATGCCATCGCCACCGGCCCTGACGTTCCTGTCGCGACCGTTCTGTTTTCCGCCCCGATCCTGCTTTTCCCGCGCCGTCCTGCTGACCGCGTGGGGCGCCGCCGTGCGCGCAGGTCGGGGCACTCCACATCCATCAACGAAGGAGGATTCGATGCCCCTGCTGACCCTTGAGCAGTGCCGCGCGCACTGCCGTATCGACGGCGACTTTGACGACACCATCCTGGGTGACCTGCTGGCAGCAGCCAGCGACGCGGCCGCAGCCTACCTGGGCCGCGAACTGTACGCCGACCAGACCGGGCTGGACCAGGCACTGGACCAGCTGCCGCAGGACATGGCGGCGGCGGTGACCGGGCATGAAGCCGCGGTTGCCGCCGCCAATGCCGAGACCAATGCGGCCAAGGCCAAGGCCATGCGGGATGTGGCCGATCGCCGCCTGGCCGTGGCGACCGCGCGCAGTGCACGCCTGCTGCTGGGCATGCCCGCCAACGACAGCATCCGTGCAGCGGTGCGCCTGCTGCTGGGCCACCTGTACGCCCACCGCGAAGCCGTGGTTGTCTCTGCGCAGATGCTTGACGACCACGCAGGTACTGCCGCCATTGCAATGGAGCTGCCGTTCGGCGTGGCCGCACTGCTCGATCCGTACCGACCGGCCGCAACGCCATGAACGCCGGCCACTTCAATCGCCGCATCCGCATCGAGCGCCAGAACGGCCAGCTCGATGCCTGGGGGCAGCCGCTGGACGCGTGGCAGCCGGTGGCCGAACTGTGGGCCGCCATCACCGCCGATGCAGCCGACAGCATGCAGCGGCTGACGCTGGAAAGCCGCCTGCCGGCAACGATCCGGCGCCAGCGGTTCCATGTCCGTCTGGGGTCCGCACGACAGGCCGGTATCCACGTCGGCATGCGCATCGTGCATGACGGTCGCGTTTTCAACATCACCGGCGTTGCTCCCGACTTCAGCCGGCGCCAGAGCACGGTGCTGTTCACCGAACAGTCGTCAGGCACTGCCTGAGCGACGCCAACCAGGACACCGCGATGAGTTACGAAGCACAGCTGCACGCGCTGCTGGCCCCGCTGCTGCAGGGCCGGCTGTATCCCGACGTCCCACCGGAACCGGTCATCTACCCGTGTGCCGTCTACCAGCAGATGGGTGGACAGTCCGTGTGGTTCAACGAAGGTTCCACTCCCGAACAGAAGCACGCTCGCGTGCAGCTGACCGTCTGGGCAGACAGTCGTGCCCAGGCCAACACCCTGATCCGGGAGATTGAGGATCAGGTCTGCGCAGGACTGCCGACCGCCGAGTCGTTCGGCGCTGCAATCGGCGTGCACGAGCCGGCACTGCACAAGTACGGCGCGCGGCTCGATTTCGGCCTGTGGTACGTCGACCTGTAAACCGCATCACCCGCGCAACACCCCAGCCCGGCAACCGCCGGGCTTTTTTTTCATCCAACGAGGAAATACACCATGGCACTCAAGCTTCCCAAGGGCACCCAGTTCGGTTTCGCACCGGTCGTCTCCACCGCGATCGCCACCACCGCGATCTCCAAGGCTGCGCCGGCACTGGCCAGCGTTGCCGCCAACAGCGTCGACACCGGCGATGTGGTGGTCATCGAACTGCCGGGCTGGCCGGCCCTGAACAACCGCGCCACCCGCGCCGGTGCTGAAGCCACCGGCAGCGTTGAACTGCTGGGCATCGACACCACCGACACCGTGCTGTTCCCGGGCACCAGCGGCGCCGGCGTGCTGCGCAAGGCCGGCGCCTTCGTCGACCTGGACCAGCAGGGCGACCCGACCACCGCCGGTGGCGAGCAGCAGTACTGGAGCGGCACCCTGCTGGAGGACCCGACCGGCCGCCAGGTGCAGATGCCGACTTTCAAGAACGCCAAGACCATTACCCTGCCGCTGTTCTACGACCCGAAGAAGCCGTGGTATTCGGCGCTGAAGAACGTTGATGCCAAGGGCGAACCGGTGATCCTGCGGGCAAAGCTGGTCGGGGGCGACGTGCTGTACTGGTACGGCTACCTGAGCTACAACGGCGACCCGACCATGGCCGCCAACACCCCGATGGGCACCACCGCGACCTTCACTGCGCTGGCCGATTCCATCCTGGTCGAGGGCGCCTGATGTTCCAGGTAAAGGCGCCGGAAAGCTTCAAGAGCACCCTGACCATCGTCGGTCACGGTCGCGAGCAGAAGCTCAACCTGACCTACCGGCACCTGTCGGTAGCCGACTACGCCGGCCTGCTGGAGCGGTTGGCCGAGGAGGAGCTGAGCGTGGCCCAGGCGATCCTGGACATCGTGGTGGAGTGGGATGCCGATGTGGCGCTGGATACCGCCGGCGTCGAGCTGGCCCTGCAGCAGCAAGCCGGCCTGGATGGCGCCATCATCGGTGGCTACACCCAGGCGCTGCAGGTCGCGCGCAAGGGAAACTGATCGAGGCGGTGGGGGCCCTGTACTGGCGGGCCCCCACCGAGGCCGAGCTGCAGCAGCTCGGTCTGAAGGCACGGCATTTCCCGCCACCGCAGGTCACGCTGTGGCCGGAGTGCGTACTTCCCATCGAGGTTTTCTCACGGGTTTCCACCCAGTGGCGCGTTGGCGCAGGTGGCCCGATCGGGCTGGATTACAACGTGGTCTACCGGGAACTGGAGCGCGAAGCGCTCGCACCAGACAAACGCGATGAGGTGATGGCGGGAATCCGCATCATCGAGCGTGCGGCGCTGGACCACATGCAGCAGCACTAAGCCGCCATCGACACCGGTCGATGGCTCCATCATGGCTCCGCCACTGCGCGGGGCCTTTCTTCATGTCAGGAGAATTTCATGAGCGATTCAACGCTCAGTGACTCGGCTGCCGCTGTCAAAGTCAGCGCGATCGTGGCCTCCGCCGCTCAAGCGGCAACGCAGGGTGTGAGCCAGCTCGCCAATGCTGCACAGCAGCTGCCCGTCCAGCTCACCCAGGCCACTGTACTGCACCAGGCACTGAACACTGTCATGAGCAGCAGTGTTTCCATGATGAACACACTGGTGCAGCAACTGACCGCCACGGCAATGAAAGCGGCTGCCACGCAGGCAGCGATCGAGAGCCGACAGGAAAACCCTCTGGGCACCGGTGCGCTGGGTGTCGCACCGTTTGCTTCGATCAACGTACCCGACTTCGTTGAAAAGCAGCGGAAGTACGGTAGTGGAATGCTCAACGGCGTGCCCCTGCTTCCGCCCGAGAAGAAAGAAACAACTGAGAAAGAAGACAAGAAGACGGGCTTTGCCGGTGCAGGAAAAGGCGTGGAGGCCGCCTTTGACAGCTATCTCAGCAAGGCTGAAGACACTGCGACAACGACGAAGGCGGCCTTCGACAAGGCTTTCGCCGGCGCCGAAACAGCGCTCTACAAGTTCGTGACTACAGGAAAGTCCGGCTTTCGCGAGCTCACCAAGGCCATCATCGCCGATCTCGAACGCATCGCTCTTCAGCAGGCGATCGTATGGGGGGTGAAAACCATTGCCAGCTTCTTTGGTGGCGCCAGCGCAGCGCCCAGTTCCAGCTTCGCAAGCGGCTTCGGCAACAACACCGGCTGGCTGAGCAGCGGCAACATGACGCCCAATGCGCTTGGCGGCGTCTACGCATCGCCCAGCTTGTCGGCCTATTCCGGCGGCATCTACAACACCCCGCAGCTGTTCGCCTTCGCCAAGGGTGCCGGCGTATTCGGCGAAGCGGGACCGGAAGCGATCATGCCGCTGCAGCGCGGACCGGACGGCCGCCTGGGTGTGGCCGCGCACGGTGGCGGCGGTGGCGGCGGAGTGGGTGTAAGCATCCGCATCGACAACAACGGTGGCAAGGAAGTCACCACCAACGAAAGCATGCTGCAGCAGTTCGGCAACGAGATCGGCCAGTTCGTGGAACGCAAGTACCGCGAACTGCAGAGTCGTGACCTGAAGGCAGGTGGTGTGCTCAGCAGGAGTGCCATGTAATGACCGATACCTTCACCTGGCCGGCAACCAGCCAGAGCACCGGGACCACCACCGCCGCCGTGAAGCGCGCGAAGTTCGGTGATGGCTATGCGCAGGCCGCCGCTGATGGCCTGAACGCCACCTCGCGCAGTTACCAGCTGCAGTTCGTAGGCAACCGCAGGACGATCAACGAAATCGTTGCTTTCCTGGATGGTCATGCCGGCCGCAGCTTCCTGTGGAAGGGGCCACTGGGGCAGGGGCTGTACATGTGTGACTCCTACACCGACAGCCATCTCGGTGGACAGGTCTCGACCATCACCGCCACGTTCGAGCAGACCTTCCAGGCGTAGGCATGAGCATGGATCTTCAACGGATCGACCTGGATACCATCCAGCCCAACGGAAAGCGTGGAGAGACCCAACGGCCCGCCTTCACCAAGATCAACCAGAACTTTCAGGATGTTGCGTTGGCGCTGGAGGGAATCCCCGGTGCCATCGCAGACTCTGTCTCGGGAAAGAACCGCTTGATCAACGGGAATTTCGACTTCTGGCAGCGTGGGGACAACTTCACCGCTGCTGCGGCCTACTGTGCGGACAGATTCTTTGCACAGCAGGGAGGGATGGATGGCGCAGGCATATTCAAATCACCCGTTGCTCCGGGCGATGCGAACTTCCCGAAAAGCCTGTTCACGTTGGCCGCCAATTGCAACGGGAACCACAACGCTGCCGGACACCATTTCCTGTTCGAGCAGCGTGTGGAAAGTGTGCGGACCTTTGCCGCATCAGAGAGCACGCTATCCTTCCTGGTCTACAACGCAGGCACTGCAGGGAGAAAGATCGCAGTCGAATTCCTGCAGCGCTTCGGAACAGGCGGAAGCCCCACTGTCACGGGGATACAGCCGGAAGTGTTTACGCTCGCACAGGGCCTGAACCGGATCAGCAAGACCGTCAGTCTTCCTTCCATCTACGGTAAGACGCTTGGCAGTGGCGATGATTCGGTCATCTGTGCGGTATGGCTCTCGGCAGGCAGTGACTTCAATGCGCGCACAGGAGGGCTCGGCGCGCAGGCAGGCCAGTTG
This portion of the Stenotrophomonas sp. WZN-1 genome encodes:
- a CDS encoding DUF3168 domain-containing protein; amino-acid sequence: MSYEAQLHALLAPLLQGRLYPDVPPEPVIYPCAVYQQMGGQSVWFNEGSTPEQKHARVQLTVWADSRAQANTLIREIEDQVCAGLPTAESFGAAIGVHEPALHKYGARLDFGLWYVDL
- a CDS encoding phage tail protein, encoding MTDTFTWPATSQSTGTTTAAVKRAKFGDGYAQAAADGLNATSRSYQLQFVGNRRTINEIVAFLDGHAGRSFLWKGPLGQGLYMCDSYTDSHLGGQVSTITATFEQTFQA
- a CDS encoding phage tail protein, which codes for MALKLPKGTQFGFAPVVSTAIATTAISKAAPALASVAANSVDTGDVVVIELPGWPALNNRATRAGAEATGSVELLGIDTTDTVLFPGTSGAGVLRKAGAFVDLDQQGDPTTAGGEQQYWSGTLLEDPTGRQVQMPTFKNAKTITLPLFYDPKKPWYSALKNVDAKGEPVILRAKLVGGDVLYWYGYLSYNGDPTMAANTPMGTTATFTALADSILVEGA
- a CDS encoding phage tail assembly chaperone, which encodes MFQVKAPESFKSTLTIVGHGREQKLNLTYRHLSVADYAGLLERLAEEELSVAQAILDIVVEWDADVALDTAGVELALQQQAGLDGAIIGGYTQALQVARKGN
- a CDS encoding head-tail adaptor protein; the protein is MNAGHFNRRIRIERQNGQLDAWGQPLDAWQPVAELWAAITADAADSMQRLTLESRLPATIRRQRFHVRLGSARQAGIHVGMRIVHDGRVFNITGVAPDFSRRQSTVLFTEQSSGTA
- a CDS encoding head-tail connector protein; protein product: MPLLTLEQCRAHCRIDGDFDDTILGDLLAAASDAAAAYLGRELYADQTGLDQALDQLPQDMAAAVTGHEAAVAAANAETNAAKAKAMRDVADRRLAVATARSARLLLGMPANDSIRAAVRLLLGHLYAHREAVVVSAQMLDDHAGTAAIAMELPFGVAALLDPYRPAATP
- a CDS encoding DUF1799 domain-containing protein, which encodes MGALYWRAPTEAELQQLGLKARHFPPPQVTLWPECVLPIEVFSRVSTQWRVGAGGPIGLDYNVVYRELEREALAPDKRDEVMAGIRIIERAALDHMQQH
- a CDS encoding phage tail tape measure protein, with the protein product MSDSTLSDSAAAVKVSAIVASAAQAATQGVSQLANAAQQLPVQLTQATVLHQALNTVMSSSVSMMNTLVQQLTATAMKAAATQAAIESRQENPLGTGALGVAPFASINVPDFVEKQRKYGSGMLNGVPLLPPEKKETTEKEDKKTGFAGAGKGVEAAFDSYLSKAEDTATTTKAAFDKAFAGAETALYKFVTTGKSGFRELTKAIIADLERIALQQAIVWGVKTIASFFGGASAAPSSSFASGFGNNTGWLSSGNMTPNALGGVYASPSLSAYSGGIYNTPQLFAFAKGAGVFGEAGPEAIMPLQRGPDGRLGVAAHGGGGGGGVGVSIRIDNNGGKEVTTNESMLQQFGNEIGQFVERKYRELQSRDLKAGGVLSRSAM
- a CDS encoding cation transporter, translated to MPATPERFFDARTEQGVLRLSIAGSLLLAAAAVVFGLLANSSLIIFDGIYGLIDVVMTWLSLLVARLIALSTSSDALQSRLNQRFTMGFWHLEPIVLGVSGTLMIGAALYALVNAVDALMSGGRHIALGPAIAFAGLSIVGEGALAWFVLRANRRIGSEFIALDAKNWVIAASMSACYLLAFLGGVLVRGTSLAWVGPYIDPAILAFVCVLVMIAPLGTVRRALAGILLVTPPELQAHVDTVAHAIVAKHGFVEHRSYVAQVGRGEQIELFFVVPENDPPRPLVEWDLLRDEIGDALGEASPDRWLTIMFTTDREWTI